In the genome of Neodiprion fabricii isolate iyNeoFabr1 chromosome 4, iyNeoFabr1.1, whole genome shotgun sequence, the window AAAGTAACTTTTTATCGACACCTCGCGATAGTattgttacaaatttcataGCTCTGGAAATTTTAATTAGAATGGAGGTGAAAGTCGATTTTTTAGATACAGAGAGGtacactttttttatttagatttGGCCAAATTGACAGTTCTAGTTTTCTAGTCGTTAGACTGATATCATGGCGAGAAGAGGCTTCTCTGTCAAAATAGAGCTGGACTTACATGCGGTGAGTACGATAAGCTGCACTATCCATCGTTCTCCAAATTcatacttattttatttacaatattttcagataACATGTCCTGGCGTATGGCTTTGTCCTAACGGGAAAATAGCTCTCCAATTAAGTATGTTCAATAATTGCATAGAGTCGCACCAAATAACGCCAATATTTCCGTTACTTTTTCACGACAAATTCACGTTCAACAAAGTTTTTACGGGAGTAACAACGCTCGCAGATTTACAGCGCTCCTtggaagaagaatttttttacgcagAACTAATACAGTGGTCTAAGCCTGATAGTCGGGGTGTTATTTTAGCTACATTTGAAACAAATCTGGTCGATCTTTTATATCCAGCTCCGTGCTCCAAGGGCTTATTGGTCGGAGTTGACGTCGACTTGTTAATGGAACCCACTAAGTACTTTCCAGTAAGTTCTCTGCCTCCATCCTTGTAGTATTAAAGTGTAATTCatcgacttttttcaaacattagGGAATACTGGctccaaaaattgaaatctcaACACGCACCGTGATCGAAGAAGTCGTAGGAATTTGCGATTCAACTGCTACTGGGGCCCATGTCGTCAATCCAAAGATGATAAACTCAAaggtattataatattgttaaGGTTCCTTTACCTTCGCATGTTACTTTAAAACAGAAATCTAAACTCGAATACATTTTTGCAGAATGCACCCTGTTTTTGCCGGAAACCTCCAACCAAGGGTATCATCAGGCAACGCAAGGTTTGCCACAGTCAAGGAAGGCACAGATCTCAAATATGTCGGAAGTAAGTATACTTCATATCGACTTCTGAGTATAATAATTAGTTGCCAAAATTCACCTCAGATAAATActatttcattataattaccAATGTTTTTCAAACCTTAGACTTGAATTTTCCTAAAGCGTAATGATCAGAATAGATTTCACTTATCATTGATACGTTATAGAGGTACTAGAAGAAAGAATTCGGCTACGCGTTTGCTGTCTCCTTCTTACAGACCGTGCACAAGATGGTAATTAATATACGAAAGAATAGGGGGATGATATCTTTACAAGACTTTAAATGATTTCtctgtaaatttgaaaaaaaacttgagaaacATTCATTTTGTAGTTGCAGTCAAAAGACAAGCAGTCTTGAGATTGAACGTGTATATTCGCCAAGTGCCTTGAACAGACGCTCGGAATCCCAATCAGAGAGATGCTACCATGGGATTAAAAAAGTACCAAAGTGTTCCTGCTCGCCGTCATCCCCActaaaaaatagtgaaatcaATGCGATTCGCGACGATTCTCACGTCTTTGAAAGC includes:
- the LOC124181427 gene encoding spermatogenesis-associated protein 6 isoform X2 gives rise to the protein MARRGFSVKIELDLHAITCPGVWLCPNGKIALQLSMFNNCIESHQITPIFPLLFHDKFTFNKVFTGVTTLADLQRSLEEEFFYAELIQWSKPDSRGVILATFETNLVDLLYPAPCSKGLLVGVDVDLLMEPTKYFPGILAPKIEISTRTVIEEVVGICDSTATGAHVVNPKMINSKNAPCFCRKPPTKGIIRQRKVCHSQGRHRSQICRKPCTRCCSQKTSSLEIERVYSPSALNRRSESQSERCYHGIKKVPKCSCSPSSPLKNSEINAIRDDSHVFESCAVCSKYKCYFACNCKGKDAGYACKCRGNSPKVHGAKNTLDYVGHSSLQKTYGSCLCRPSSAPSPREDPSTLLLKAKIKQLQKAKAKLSYICNSREDDTSELDQCCDHNHDRSSGRQGFYKNLEKFYKRMYKQARMRAEVDQV
- the LOC124181427 gene encoding spermatogenesis-associated protein 6 isoform X3, with the protein product MARRGFSVKIELDLHAITCPGVWLCPNGKIALQLSMFNNCIESHQITPIFPLLFHDKFTFNKVFTGVTTLADLQRSLEEEFFYAELIQWSKPDSRGVILATFETNLVDLLYPAPCSKGLLVGVDVDLLMEPTKYFPGILAPKIEISTRTVIEEVVGICDSTATGAHVVNPKMINSKNAPCFCRKPPTKGIIRQRKVCHSQGRHRSQICRNCSQKTSSLEIERVYSPSALNRRSESQSERCYHGIKKVPKCSCSPSSPLKNSEINAIRDDSHVFESCAVCSKYKCYFACNCKGKDAGYACKCRGNSPKVHGAKNTLDYVGHSSLQKTYGSCLCRPSSAPSPREDPSTLLLKAKIKQLQKAKAKLSYICNSREDDTSELDQCCDHNHDRSSGRQGFYKNLEKFYKRMYKQARMRAEVDQV
- the LOC124181427 gene encoding uncharacterized protein LOC124181427 isoform X1, with the translated sequence MARRGFSVKIELDLHAITCPGVWLCPNGKIALQLSMFNNCIESHQITPIFPLLFHDKFTFNKVFTGVTTLADLQRSLEEEFFYAELIQWSKPDSRGVILATFETNLVDLLYPAPCSKGLLVGVDVDLLMEPTKYFPGILAPKIEISTRTVIEEVVGICDSTATGAHVVNPKMINSKNAPCFCRKPPTKGIIRQRKVCHSQGRHRSQICRKGTRRKNSATRLLSPSYRPCTRCCSQKTSSLEIERVYSPSALNRRSESQSERCYHGIKKVPKCSCSPSSPLKNSEINAIRDDSHVFESCAVCSKYKCYFACNCKGKDAGYACKCRGNSPKVHGAKNTLDYVGHSSLQKTYGSCLCRPSSAPSPREDPSTLLLKAKIKQLQKAKAKLSYICNSREDDTSELDQCCDHNHDRSSGRQGFYKNLEKFYKRMYKQARMRAEVDQV